Proteins co-encoded in one Saprospira grandis genomic window:
- a CDS encoding AAA family ATPase translates to MKTLTYPLWSYSLADGSQLGFILGQNHLPLIEKDLKSLKAAFVQLLQKQYKKYGHYPPQTLEQFKKKRFEIEFRPSYQLGEHNFPVEQSLKIPIWTVYGPSSNGYAYECQLPDLFESFRYQDNNSLSSLLQYYCSNLLNQYQPKSIFRLMNRPEPQLSELQLRIKEVEERSSFGQAWQQGPQLKELPALAELYPPKQADLRKKRLPEQAWEREDVVQQLIDKILNKRANILLVGPPSSGKTVVLQEALRKIQKVSQMGLQFWRINSQRITAQAKYLGEWQQKVESLVEELQSVQGVLWVNDCIRLLQIGGEGAEDSLAAFMSGFIAEGKLQLIGELTPKELESLRQKLPSFVQHFQLVQLNQLDEMAVFRILERFAQYAEQQFKQSIQADAWQLAYRLLDRYYPYEHFPGKALRFLDKVMQSHKNQPTIDSKAVLESFSKQTGLPEIFLRDDILLQPEELQDYFSSRLIGQKPAVDALCNLVKIFKVGLNNPSKPIGSLLFAGPTGVGKTAAAKLLADYFFGQGQQKSPLIRIDMSEFQHPAQIERFIGAAGRPGKLVQAVRERPFALLLLDEVEKAHPAIFDSLLSLLDEGRFVDAFGRVTNFKNCIIIMTSNLGASNQSRIGYGQNDQQNYESAIYKFFRPEFINRLDQIVFFKALEEKDIRKILDIELQQLAQREGFKKRELELDFGPALKELLVHKGFDQRYGARPLQRCLERELIAPLANWLLQKDVAVQKQKLYIEYVDGELTIINL, encoded by the coding sequence GGCATTATCCGCCGCAGACTTTGGAGCAGTTTAAGAAAAAGCGCTTTGAGATTGAGTTTCGGCCCAGTTATCAGTTGGGGGAGCATAATTTTCCGGTAGAGCAAAGTTTAAAAATTCCGATTTGGACCGTTTATGGGCCCAGCTCGAACGGATATGCCTATGAATGTCAGTTGCCTGATCTTTTTGAGTCTTTTCGGTATCAGGATAATAATAGTTTGTCTTCTTTGCTTCAATATTATTGTAGCAACTTGCTCAATCAGTATCAGCCAAAAAGTATTTTTCGTTTGATGAATCGGCCCGAGCCGCAGTTGAGTGAATTGCAATTGCGGATTAAGGAAGTGGAAGAGCGCAGTTCTTTTGGACAGGCTTGGCAGCAGGGTCCGCAATTAAAAGAATTGCCCGCTTTGGCCGAATTGTATCCGCCCAAGCAGGCCGATCTTCGCAAAAAGCGTTTACCCGAGCAAGCTTGGGAACGAGAAGATGTGGTGCAGCAACTGATTGATAAAATTTTGAACAAAAGAGCCAATATTTTATTGGTAGGGCCACCTTCTTCTGGGAAAACGGTGGTTTTGCAAGAAGCCTTACGAAAAATTCAGAAAGTGAGTCAGATGGGCTTGCAATTTTGGCGCATCAATAGTCAGCGAATCACGGCGCAGGCCAAATATTTGGGCGAATGGCAGCAGAAAGTAGAAAGTTTGGTAGAAGAACTGCAGTCGGTGCAAGGCGTACTTTGGGTCAATGACTGCATTCGTTTGTTGCAAATTGGTGGCGAAGGGGCCGAGGATAGTTTGGCGGCCTTTATGAGTGGATTTATTGCGGAGGGCAAACTACAATTGATTGGAGAATTGACGCCCAAAGAACTGGAGAGTTTGCGTCAGAAGCTGCCTAGTTTTGTTCAGCATTTTCAGCTTGTGCAGCTCAATCAGCTAGATGAAATGGCTGTGTTTAGAATTTTGGAGCGTTTTGCCCAGTATGCCGAGCAACAATTTAAGCAAAGCATACAGGCCGATGCTTGGCAATTGGCATATCGTCTTTTAGATCGCTATTATCCTTATGAGCATTTTCCGGGCAAAGCCCTTCGTTTTTTGGATAAAGTCATGCAAAGCCACAAAAATCAGCCAACAATAGATAGTAAAGCGGTTTTAGAAAGCTTTAGCAAGCAGACGGGATTGCCAGAAATATTTTTGCGGGATGATATTTTATTGCAGCCCGAAGAGCTGCAAGACTATTTTTCTAGTCGCTTAATTGGGCAAAAGCCAGCGGTAGATGCCCTTTGCAACTTGGTCAAAATCTTTAAGGTAGGGCTCAATAACCCCAGCAAACCCATTGGGAGTTTACTATTTGCTGGACCGACGGGAGTAGGAAAAACGGCGGCGGCCAAACTGCTGGCCGACTACTTTTTTGGGCAAGGGCAGCAAAAAAGTCCCTTGATTCGGATTGACATGAGTGAATTTCAGCATCCGGCTCAAATTGAACGTTTTATTGGGGCCGCTGGGCGGCCGGGCAAACTGGTCCAGGCTGTTCGAGAACGCCCTTTTGCCCTATTACTTTTGGATGAGGTCGAAAAAGCGCATCCCGCCATTTTTGATAGCTTGCTCAGCCTATTGGATGAAGGCCGCTTTGTGGATGCCTTTGGTCGAGTGACCAATTTTAAAAACTGCATCATTATTATGACCTCTAATTTGGGGGCTAGCAACCAAAGCCGCATTGGTTATGGCCAAAATGATCAGCAAAACTATGAATCGGCCATTTATAAATTCTTCCGTCCAGAATTTATTAACCGTTTGGACCAAATTGTCTTTTTCAAAGCCCTAGAAGAAAAAGATATTCGGAAAATTCTAGACATCGAGCTGCAGCAACTGGCGCAAAGAGAAGGCTTTAAGAAAAGAGAACTAGAATTGGACTTTGGGCCAGCCCTCAAAGAACTATTGGTCCATAAAGGATTTGACCAACGATATGGGGCCAGACCTCTGCAACGCTGCCTAGAAAGAGAACTAATTGCCCCCCTAGCCAATTGGTTACTTCAAAAAGATGTTGCAGTTCAGAAACAAAAACTGTATATTGAATATGTAGATGGAGAGCTAACTATTATTAACCTCTAA
- a CDS encoding MORN repeat-containing protein — protein MKDNEWNNGDGPGPPMQPGDANGGGWEPPKQRDIHENELSDEQLEGPFSYFKVNGYHFHNIESLLTDESHQNSYENGDRYVGELLGGWREGVGKYYYSSDNSVYFGEWSRGSRHGRGIFVWADNEYYDGDWVFGRMHGQGNYYYKNGDSYKGEWVNDLKQGRGEYVYETTGSRYLGDWLGDSRTGEGTFWWASNDRYEGQWAESKMNGFGKYFYANGDIFEGHWLHDKRNGFGTYHYNNGDRYEGNWINGKRTGFGKYFYLDGSYYEGFFRENEFHGRGKYISKLGEVEEGIWDRGALIHAE, from the coding sequence ATGAAAGATAACGAATGGAACAATGGCGACGGCCCTGGGCCCCCTATGCAACCCGGAGATGCCAATGGTGGCGGTTGGGAACCCCCAAAACAAAGAGATATTCATGAAAATGAGCTATCTGACGAACAGCTAGAAGGTCCCTTTAGCTATTTTAAAGTTAATGGCTACCATTTTCATAATATCGAGTCGCTGCTCACCGATGAAAGCCATCAGAACAGCTATGAAAATGGCGATCGCTACGTTGGCGAGCTGCTCGGAGGTTGGCGCGAAGGCGTTGGTAAATATTATTACTCTAGTGATAATAGCGTCTACTTTGGCGAATGGAGCCGAGGCAGCCGACACGGCAGAGGCATTTTTGTCTGGGCCGATAATGAATACTATGATGGCGATTGGGTCTTTGGTAGAATGCACGGCCAAGGCAATTACTACTATAAAAATGGCGATAGCTACAAAGGCGAATGGGTCAATGACCTTAAGCAAGGCCGTGGCGAATATGTCTATGAAACCACGGGTAGCCGATATTTGGGCGACTGGCTAGGCGATAGCCGCACTGGAGAAGGCACTTTTTGGTGGGCCAGCAATGACCGCTATGAAGGCCAATGGGCCGAAAGTAAAATGAATGGCTTTGGCAAATACTTCTATGCCAATGGCGATATCTTTGAAGGCCACTGGCTACATGATAAACGCAATGGCTTTGGGACCTACCATTATAATAATGGCGACCGCTATGAAGGCAATTGGATCAATGGAAAACGAACAGGTTTTGGAAAATATTTTTATCTTGATGGCAGCTATTATGAGGGCTTTTTTAGAGAAAATGAGTTCCATGGCCGAGGAAAATATATTTCTAAGCTTGGAGAAGTAGAAGAGGGCATTTGGGATCGAGGTGCTTTGATCCATGCCGAATAA
- the cdaA gene encoding diadenylate cyclase CdaA, with protein MDVTLWDLVDIIIVGYLLFQIYKLLKGSLGFNIFLGLVFVYILWWLVSALGMPLLSSILGQFVSVGMIALLILFQPEVRRFLLFLGQGYLQGQLIERLLGKKSGAQEDAQIELIIREITRATEEMAQEKTGALILINTGASLDGYYSSGVMLGAKISSQLLLSIFNKYSPLHDGATIISGQEVIAASCVLPVSDRPGIPQSLGLRHRAAIGITEETPVLAFIVSEETGHISYARQGNIQRNISAEDMHKLLRRVLR; from the coding sequence ATGGATGTAACCCTCTGGGACCTAGTCGACATCATTATTGTTGGCTATCTCCTCTTTCAAATTTATAAATTACTCAAGGGAAGTTTGGGCTTCAATATCTTTTTGGGGCTGGTCTTCGTCTACATCCTTTGGTGGCTGGTCTCGGCCCTGGGCATGCCCCTACTCAGCAGCATTTTGGGACAATTTGTTAGTGTTGGAATGATTGCCCTGCTCATTCTTTTTCAGCCAGAAGTCCGCCGTTTTCTGCTCTTTTTGGGCCAAGGCTACCTACAAGGCCAACTTATCGAGCGGCTATTGGGCAAAAAGTCGGGCGCCCAAGAAGATGCACAAATAGAGCTGATTATCCGTGAAATAACCCGGGCTACCGAAGAAATGGCCCAAGAAAAAACAGGAGCGCTCATCCTCATCAATACGGGCGCGAGCCTAGACGGCTACTACAGTTCGGGCGTAATGTTGGGCGCAAAAATCAGTAGCCAATTATTACTCAGCATTTTCAATAAATATAGCCCCTTGCATGATGGGGCCACCATTATTTCGGGCCAAGAGGTCATTGCCGCTAGCTGCGTGCTGCCCGTTTCTGACCGCCCCGGTATTCCTCAATCGCTGGGCCTTCGCCACCGAGCCGCTATTGGCATCACCGAAGAAACTCCCGTTTTAGCCTTCATCGTTTCTGAAGAAACAGGCCATATTTCTTATGCCCGCCAAGGCAATATCCAACGCAATATTTCTGCTGAAGATATGCACAAACTGTTGCGTCGAGTGTTGCGTTAG